The following are encoded in a window of Maridesulfovibrio bastinii DSM 16055 genomic DNA:
- a CDS encoding amino acid ABC transporter permease — protein MSGPSSSDPRKGPGYNIFWKTVFFIGLFCVLFGLYYATSKVDYVWHWNRIPKFFYYEASIDIPTDIDGQIASIKQNGKNSIIVVNGDGVSEQYEVPAKSVNVYEGDSVFIGDTLGVRKEWKTGILLEGLYKTLQVSAIAIVFAILIGLFTGLARISTNPALKMSAITYIELIRGSPLLVQIFIWYFVIGTLINNILQKYDIGQIPPIWFGVASLAIFAGAYVAEIVRAGIQSVNRGQMEAARSLGMSKYHAMKHIILPQAFRRILPPLAGQFISMIKDSSLLGVIAIRELTKATREAVSTSLQPFELWFLCAALYLVLTFAFSMFVQYLEKRSVQR, from the coding sequence ATGAGCGGACCATCTTCTTCTGATCCTCGAAAAGGACCAGGTTACAATATATTCTGGAAAACAGTTTTCTTTATCGGACTATTCTGCGTCCTTTTTGGACTGTACTATGCAACAAGCAAGGTAGATTATGTCTGGCACTGGAACAGGATTCCCAAATTTTTTTACTACGAAGCATCAATTGACATTCCGACAGATATTGACGGACAGATTGCTTCTATCAAACAAAATGGTAAAAATTCCATCATAGTTGTTAACGGTGATGGAGTTTCTGAGCAGTATGAAGTCCCTGCAAAAAGTGTAAACGTATATGAAGGTGATTCAGTCTTCATTGGCGACACTCTTGGAGTAAGGAAAGAATGGAAAACAGGTATCCTTCTAGAGGGACTATATAAAACCTTACAGGTCAGTGCTATTGCAATAGTTTTCGCTATTCTAATCGGGCTGTTCACAGGTCTGGCAAGAATATCGACAAACCCTGCCTTAAAAATGAGCGCAATCACCTATATTGAACTTATCAGGGGATCACCGCTGCTCGTACAGATTTTTATATGGTACTTTGTAATCGGAACGCTGATCAATAATATCCTGCAAAAATATGATATAGGACAAATTCCACCAATATGGTTCGGAGTGGCCTCCCTTGCTATTTTTGCAGGAGCTTATGTTGCAGAAATTGTCAGAGCAGGAATCCAGTCTGTCAACAGAGGACAGATGGAAGCGGCAAGATCTCTTGGAATGTCCAAGTATCATGCAATGAAACATATTATACTGCCGCAGGCTTTCAGAAGGATTCTTCCTCCCCTTGCAGGTCAGTTTATCAGTATGATTAAGGATTCGTCGCTACTTGGAGTAATTGCAATCAGAGAATTGACTAAAGCTACAAGAGAAGCTGTAAGCACCAGTCTTCAGCCTTTTGAACTCTGGTTTCTCTGCGCCGCACTCTACCTTGTTTTGACATTCGCATTTTCCATGTTTGTTCAATACCTAGAAAAAAGATCGGTACAACGCTGA
- a CDS encoding amino acid ABC transporter ATP-binding protein: MIEVKNIYKNFYIPHQVQALSDVSHTIETGQVVVVIGPSGSGKSTFLRCLNRLEYADSGQILIDDVDILDPKTNINKIREEVGMVFQSFNLFPHKTVLENITIAQMVVRKRSKQEATEKAMALLKKVGIHDKAGAYPTQLSGGQQQRVAIARSLAMDPKVLLFDEPTSALDPEMIGEVLDAMKTVAKEGMTMIVVTHEMGFAREVADEVLFMDHGQILEKGDPEHFFENPESERTQLFLRQIL; this comes from the coding sequence ATGATTGAAGTCAAAAATATCTATAAAAATTTTTATATTCCACATCAGGTTCAGGCTCTGTCAGATGTTTCTCACACTATTGAAACCGGACAGGTTGTAGTTGTTATCGGACCTTCAGGGTCAGGTAAAAGTACTTTTCTACGTTGTCTGAACAGACTGGAATATGCAGACTCAGGACAAATTCTTATTGATGATGTTGATATTCTGGACCCAAAAACAAATATCAACAAAATCAGAGAAGAAGTTGGAATGGTTTTCCAATCATTCAACCTATTTCCGCATAAAACTGTTTTAGAAAATATAACCATAGCGCAGATGGTTGTCCGAAAACGGAGCAAGCAGGAAGCTACTGAAAAAGCCATGGCCCTACTTAAAAAAGTGGGAATCCATGATAAAGCAGGGGCATACCCCACCCAGCTTTCCGGTGGACAACAGCAGAGGGTGGCTATAGCCCGTTCTTTGGCTATGGACCCCAAGGTGCTGCTCTTTGATGAACCAACTTCCGCGCTTGATCCTGAAATGATCGGAGAAGTTCTGGACGCAATGAAAACAGTTGCTAAAGAAGGAATGACAATGATCGTTGTTACCCATGAAATGGGTTTTGCACGCGAAGTTGCTGACGAAGTTCTGTTCATGGACCATGGACAGATTCTGGAAAAAGGAGACCCCGAACACTTCTTTGAAAATCCAGAGTCTGAAAGAACTCAACTTTTTTTACGGCAAATTCTTTAA
- a CDS encoding transposase produces the protein ETVERSFADAKELHGHRYARMRGLSKAQEQSLLCAACQNMKKIALILSARRIFSDIFKTIAFKESSVHCFASNLGFDRPNLNFSN, from the coding sequence AAGAAACCGTTGAGCGTAGTTTTGCTGATGCAAAAGAGCTTCACGGACATCGCTATGCCAGAATGCGCGGCCTCTCGAAGGCTCAAGAACAAAGTCTCCTCTGCGCAGCCTGCCAAAACATGAAGAAAATAGCGCTTATCCTAAGCGCTAGACGCATATTTTCTGATATTTTTAAAACTATTGCCTTCAAAGAGAGTTCCGTTCACTGTTTTGCTTCGAACTTGGGATTTGATCGACCAAATTTAAATTTTTCAAACTAA